GCCACTTTTGAGCCAGCGCCTGACATTCTTAGATGAAAGATTCAGTTTTCGAGCGGCTTGATTGACCGTTAGTTTGGTGTCCATGTAGATACCAACGCAGATAAGTTCAGCGCCGTTTCAGAAGGGATGACCGGTCGATGCATAAGGAACTACTAGAATGAATTCAACCCAAAAGATATACCGCCTCGGCGTTGACATCGGCGGCACCTTCACCGACATCGTCCTGATAGGGGACGATGGCACAGTGCTGACGCAAAAAGTGCCCTCCACACCAGACAATTACGCAGAAGGCATAGCTACAGGATTGCCACCGTTGCTGCCGCGTCAAATCGCCGAAGTCGTGCACGGCACAACGGTGGCGACCAACACGATTTTGGAACGTAAAGGCGCTTTGACTGGTCTTATCACAACAAAGGGCTTCCGGGACGTGCTTGAAATTGGACGCCTACGCTACCCTCGTCTGTACGATTTGACGTGGGAGAAGCCGATCCCATTGGCGTCAAGACGTTTACGGCGCGAGATTGCGGAACGCATTGGTGCGAACGGTGAAATCGTGCAGCCGTTGGATATCAAAGGGGCACGGGAGGTGATTCGATGGATGCTGGCACAAAACATTGAATCCCTTGCGGTTTGCCTCATCAACGCCTACATCAATCCTGATCACGAGCGGCAGTTGGGTGAACTCATCCACGAGTTAGCACCAGACCTACCCGTTTCCCTGTCCTGTGATGTCCTGCCCGAAATCAAAGAGTATGAGCGAACAAGCACAACCGTTATCAACGCTTACCTACAACCCGTCGTCAATCGCTATCTACACTCGCTATCCGACCGACTGAACCAACAGCTAACTTACACAGATGACGCGTTCCCGCTCTATGTCATGCAGTCTAACGGCGGGGTCATGTCCGCTGAATCCGCTGCCGAGATACCCATCCATATCATCGAATCAGGACCGGCGGCGGGGGTCATCGCCTCACTCACGCTTGCAGAACGTGTCGGTTTAACGAATGTTTTGACGCTCGACATGGGCGGCACTACGGCAAAGGCATCGCTAATCGAAGATAGGCAGATCCTGCACTCGCCGGAATACCAAGTCGGCGGGGGTGTCTCGGTCGGCACCCGTTTGAGCAAAGGAGGAGGCTATCCGTTGCGTGTACCCGCGATTGACATTGCTGAGGTCGGTGCGGGCGGTGGAAGCATCGTGTATCTGGACACGGGTGGGGCACTACGGGTCGGTCCACAAAGCGCGGGTGCGGTCCCTGGTCCCGCATGTTATGCGTTGGGCGGAGAAGAACCGACGCTCACCGATGCCAATGTGGTGCTCGGTTACCTCAATCCAGAGCATCTCGCAGGCGGTGCGCTCCCACTGAACGCAGAAAAAGCGCATCAAACCCTGCACGACAAAATTGCTGTCCCACTCAACTTGAGCATGCCTGACGCTGCTCATGGTGTCTATCGTATCGCCGCGGCGAATATGGCGCGGGCGGCACGAGCCGTATCATTAGAGCGCGGACGCGACCCACGCGAGTTTGTGCTGTGTGCTTTCGGCGGCAACGGTCCCCTACATGCGACAGAATTGGCAGAATCGCTCGGTATGAGGCGCATCCTGGTTCCTCCCTCTCCCGGACTCTTCAGTGCGTTCGGATTGCTCTACGCAGACATCGCCTATCACCTCGTCCAGACCTACAAGCGTTTGCTCTCTGAACTGGACATAGATGATTTCAAAGAGACATTGGGACGATTGGAAGTCTCGGCGCGAGAGGGATTGATGGCAGAGGGAGAAAACGCTGCACAGGTCGTCTTGCAGCGTGCGGTAGATCTGCGCTATGCGGGACAATCGTCCGAACTGACGCTGCCCATCGTTGAGGCAAATATCGGACAGCCGCAGTTCTTCCATACATTAGGTGAACGGTTTGCCGCCGATCACGAACGTACCTACGGCCATCGCGCCCCTGATGACCCAATAGAGGTTGTCAACCTGCGCTTGACCGCCACCATCCCGACTGCCAGATCCCAGTTCTCATATCTCCAACCTTCAAGCTCTCAATTTTTAACCTCAAACCGGCGTTGTTACTTTGGTGGGGAGACCGGCTGGCTTGAGGTGCCGGTGTTATCTCGTGAGGGGTTAGGCAGCAAATCTGAAGATGGGCCGTTCATTGTCGAAGAGTATGACACAACAATTCTGGTGCCACCACGTTGCACCGCACGGCGAGATGAATGGGGAAATGTAGTCATTGATATGGCAGTGTGAAAAGGAGCATCTCGCTTTCTCCACTTTACGTTGGATTCATCACTACAAAAACGATAAGGGCACAAAATGAGTTACTTAACTGTCGAAGAACTAAACATAGAGAATCGAGACGCAGCGCTATCCTTGATAAATGAGGCTTACGACAATGTGCACGGATTTGAGCTACTTACCCCGACTGATTTGGACTCACTGAAACAGTCGGGTTCCTTCGCGCTCGGTTCTAGGAATGGCAAGTTAGTCAGTTTCGCATATAGTTCTATGGTGGAGGAGGGGTTGGGAGAAATTCGTTGGGCGGGTGTACCCGACAACTTCCGGGGCGAATGCCACAGCCTTCCCCCGATGCGGGCATGTATCAAATACCTCAAAGATAAAGGCGCAAAGCAGATTGGTGTGGCGAACTGGCTGGATGCCCCGTATCGTGAGATGTTGAGCGACTTTGAACAAGACGGGATTGAAGTTGAACATGACCACCTTATCCTACGGCTCGACATGCGGAACTATACGCCTCAACCGCCGCCGATCAAAGCGGGGTATAGACTGCGAACATTTCGAGAAGGCGATGAGCAAACTTGGGCGGATGTCAAGAATGTGGTGTTTGGCAGTTCATCGACACCAGAGGAGTTCTGGACCCAAACTTTCTCGGGTGTCAACAAGAAACTAGATTTTGCTCCGGAGGGATTCTTCTTTGCCGAAAAGGATGGAGAATCTGTCGGTATCTGCGCGGGCATCGTTCTGCATGAGCGAAAACAGATTGGCGGAACGTTCCCCGGCGTCATCGGTTGGACAGGCGTCCATGAAGACCACAGAGGCGTCGGACTCGGGAGAGCGCTGATGGTTAGTTCTTTGAATTACCTACATGACCGGGGTATCGCCGTGACGGAGATTGGCACCCAGTTTTATCGAACAGCAGCGGTGAATCTATATGAAAACCTTGGCTTTCACATTTACACCGCCTGGTTTACCATTTAATCCGTTCAAACACATCCGGGGTACTCCCTACCCCGCAAGAGCGGAAAGTCCCGCTTTTGATCTGGATCGCCAACCCATTTGGAATCCGCTCGCATGTAACTAGTTGCAAGCCCCCGACGGCGATGCGGCGTCCGATTTTCGCCACTGCCGTGGACGGTCAAACTGTGATGAAAACTACAACCGCCAGCCTTCAGCACCACTGGCACCGCTGCTGATTCGTCTATACCTTGGGCGTGCAGGAAATCCTGCCGCTCATGGGGCCAAATCCCTTTCTTGTAACTGCCGGGGAGCAACCGCACACAACCGTTCTCTTCTGTTGCATCGTCCAACGCTGTCCAGCAACTCACAAGTGTCGGCGGATCCACAGAAGTCCAGTAAGCCGAATCCTGATGCCAAGAAACAATCGAACCGTGGAAAGCAGGTTTCATCAGGGTCTGGGTGTGGAAGAGTTTGATGTCCTCCGTACCAAGCAGCTTCTCAACGATGTCTAGGATTTTCGGGTTGCTGGCATGGTCAAAAACTACTTCATCGTAACGATGGGGATCCAAGAGTTGCCAGACCTTGTCACGACGAGGCACATTCTCAAGTTCACCCCTCTGGGCGGCGGCTTCCAGCCGTATTCCCGCCTTCTCCGCATTGGGATGTGATCCATCCGCTAGGGCATCCATCCGCTCACGCAAGGCTTCTAATATTTCCTCTGACAACAAAGGTCCATAAATCACAAATCCATCGCGTTCATAATCCGCTTTCTGTTTCTCCGTTAAACTCATCTGAGTCCCCTTGTATGTTTATAGTAGATTTTAGAATTATTTAGATACTTCCAATGCACAGCCAACCCCCTAAATCCCCCTTATCAGGGGGACTTTGGAGACTTCGCGTTATTGGTAAATGTCTACTTATTTCTCCGATTCACTATAGTTTTCGTTCTTGCTAGTTTAACAACCCGCCCGGACACTTTATTTATCGACACAAGCCCCTCATTGTAACGTAAGTTGCTCGTTGATGAACTGCAAGTTGAGCGTAAGCGAAATCCCGATTCATCGGGACATCCGCAGCCAACACGGTAGGGGGCGTACCCTCCGAATCGCGACTCACCCAACGCGATGTTGCTCAAGGAGAGC
The Candidatus Poribacteria bacterium DNA segment above includes these coding regions:
- a CDS encoding hydantoinase/oxoprolinase family protein gives rise to the protein MNSTQKIYRLGVDIGGTFTDIVLIGDDGTVLTQKVPSTPDNYAEGIATGLPPLLPRQIAEVVHGTTVATNTILERKGALTGLITTKGFRDVLEIGRLRYPRLYDLTWEKPIPLASRRLRREIAERIGANGEIVQPLDIKGAREVIRWMLAQNIESLAVCLINAYINPDHERQLGELIHELAPDLPVSLSCDVLPEIKEYERTSTTVINAYLQPVVNRYLHSLSDRLNQQLTYTDDAFPLYVMQSNGGVMSAESAAEIPIHIIESGPAAGVIASLTLAERVGLTNVLTLDMGGTTAKASLIEDRQILHSPEYQVGGGVSVGTRLSKGGGYPLRVPAIDIAEVGAGGGSIVYLDTGGALRVGPQSAGAVPGPACYALGGEEPTLTDANVVLGYLNPEHLAGGALPLNAEKAHQTLHDKIAVPLNLSMPDAAHGVYRIAAANMARAARAVSLERGRDPREFVLCAFGGNGPLHATELAESLGMRRILVPPSPGLFSAFGLLYADIAYHLVQTYKRLLSELDIDDFKETLGRLEVSAREGLMAEGENAAQVVLQRAVDLRYAGQSSELTLPIVEANIGQPQFFHTLGERFAADHERTYGHRAPDDPIEVVNLRLTATIPTARSQFSYLQPSSSQFLTSNRRCYFGGETGWLEVPVLSREGLGSKSEDGPFIVEEYDTTILVPPRCTARRDEWGNVVIDMAV
- a CDS encoding GNAT family N-acetyltransferase, with translation MSYLTVEELNIENRDAALSLINEAYDNVHGFELLTPTDLDSLKQSGSFALGSRNGKLVSFAYSSMVEEGLGEIRWAGVPDNFRGECHSLPPMRACIKYLKDKGAKQIGVANWLDAPYREMLSDFEQDGIEVEHDHLILRLDMRNYTPQPPPIKAGYRLRTFREGDEQTWADVKNVVFGSSSTPEEFWTQTFSGVNKKLDFAPEGFFFAEKDGESVGICAGIVLHERKQIGGTFPGVIGWTGVHEDHRGVGLGRALMVSSLNYLHDRGIAVTEIGTQFYRTAAVNLYENLGFHIYTAWFTI
- a CDS encoding phytanoyl-CoA dioxygenase family protein is translated as MSLTEKQKADYERDGFVIYGPLLSEEILEALRERMDALADGSHPNAEKAGIRLEAAAQRGELENVPRRDKVWQLLDPHRYDEVVFDHASNPKILDIVEKLLGTEDIKLFHTQTLMKPAFHGSIVSWHQDSAYWTSVDPPTLVSCWTALDDATEENGCVRLLPGSYKKGIWPHERQDFLHAQGIDESAAVPVVLKAGGCSFHHSLTVHGSGENRTPHRRRGLATSYMRADSKWVGDPDQKRDFPLLRGREYPGCV